A segment of the Coffea arabica cultivar ET-39 chromosome 8c, Coffea Arabica ET-39 HiFi, whole genome shotgun sequence genome:
AGCTTGAATGCATCACAGCTCTTAAACAGAGCAAATGTCTATCATTTATTCCCCTTGCTTCAATTTTCCTGATTTTAGTGTTCTTCGGAGCCACTAATTATGCTTATGGGTTTTAAATTTATAATGCTTGCAGGGATTGTAACAAGAAGGCCTCTGATACTGCAACTCTACAAGATAGATCCTGGAAAAGAGGATTATGCACAGTTTCTTCATACTGGAGATAAAAAATTCATAGACTTTTGTAAGTTATTTTTCTTCTGCTGTTTTAAATGGTAATGTTGTGAATATTGTAAATGCATTGGTTAGTTTTGAGAGTCACATGAAGATCACTAGTTGAATGCAACGAAGCTTCTTAACTTGCAGGTGTAAGGCTGCATGAATTGCCtctttttattcataaaactgcAGAATAGGATGATCTGTTGATTTTCTGATTAGCTGTCAGCTTTTGCCTTGGTGACGTGGCAACATAGCCATATCTGCTTCATTTGAAAGTAACAGTGTCTTACCACTGGTAGACATTTTATCATCTTAGATTTTTTCCTAGTggtttttccatttctttaagTGGAGTGAAAAACATCATAAAAGACATTTTGCACACCCGTACACTATTACCATGTTCATTTTGATTCATTATGCTTTCCTTGTGAAGCCATGGTTCGGAAAGAGATTCAGGAAGAAACTGACAGGGTGACTGGGAAAGCTAAGCAAATCTCCGCGCTGCCCATTAATCTCAGTATCTACTCCCCTAATGGTGCGTTTTAATTTGAGAAATCTTTCATGATTTCTTAACTTTTGGCCATTATGGTATAAGATATTGATTTCTTACTTTGGTGATCCTTAATTTTGCAGTTCTGGTTTTCTTTATATTCTCCTATCTTATTCCTTCACTAACAATATCTTTTCCTTTCGCTTAATTTCTTTACTTGCAGTTGTAAATTTGACTTTGGTAGATTTACCTGGTTTAACCAAAGTTGCTGTGGGTATGGCATTCTTTTTTGCTAATTTTCTGTTATTCTTTGCTGCACAATCATTATGTCTTACAAGTTTGCGTTTGCAGAGGGACAGCCTGAAAGCATAGTCCAAGAAATTGAAAATATGGTTCGCTCATATGTAGAGAAGGTAGAATGATGCTCTCATATTATGTGGAAAATACTCTCATTGAATAGCTAAATCTCAGTAAACTCTTCTGATCCTATTGATTGATGCTTATAATAAAACTGGAGCACTTTGATTTGGGTCTGCCACTCACTATCATTTTTTATCTAGTTTGATTTGGTAAATGACTCTCCTTATAAGATTTGGAAGCATATGAAGGTAACTTCTGAGTTTGGAGACATGATAAGTAGCTTCTTGTAAGCATGAAGTGCCATTTTATATAATGACGGAGGATTCTTCTTCACTGGAATTTTCTTAACCTTTAGCACACCCTTGAACTGGAATTGAACTACAGAATTGGTCGATTTTGGACAAAATTGCAGTTTGTAATTACATTTGATTGCTGATCATCTTGTTTCTGGTTGTAGCCAAATACAATCATCTTAGCCATAACTCCTGCCAATCAAGATCTTGCAACATCTGATGCTATCAAGATTGCACGAGAAGTTGATCCAGCAGGTAATTTCTGTGATAAGAGTTTTAACAACCTTGCTATGTCACTCTCTCATCTTAACCTATTGGAATGTATTCTTGGAAATATTTTGTGTCTCTTTGCACTATTGATGCATCCTATATACAGGAGAACGGACCTTTGGCGTGTTGACAAAGCTTGATTTGATGGATAAAGGAACAAATGCACTGGATGTAAGTGTCTTTACTTGCTCCAAGAAGTTTGTCTGAGACTGGTTGAAAGTGACTGCTTATATCAATCTATTGTTTGGCAAGATAGCTTCTACCAATATATTATGTATTGTGCCTAACATTATTCCATAAACTTGGTTTTAGCCAATTTTCTGGTTGGTTCTTAACCTTCTTTTTGTTGTCAACTTTCTCAATATCCAGAGTTTAACATCAGCACTTTTAGAGTTAAGGTCTATGTTTTTTTGAGGTCATTTCTAATTAGATATGCTGAAGATTGACAAGGGATTTTAGAAACAACCATTTAAATTCTTTGGATCTTCATGATTGTTGTGTTAACATGATCAATCTCCAAACTAGATGGAGTTGTTGCAGGTTATTTAGTTTTTCAGGGAATGGCTCTTGAATTAGCTGAAGTTAGAGCAGGCATGAGTTGGAGGATTATATGTAGTTTCCTTTCAAAGACAAAAACTGACACTTGAGTCCTTATAAATTTGGAGGTTATAATTATCAAGGGCCTTATAGATATATTTCATTAGGATGCAGTTCCGTTCGAGCCTGTGAAGAATGTTGATGGGTTACTCGTTTTCATTACCCACACCAAGTGTCGCCACTGCAGATGCAAGTTGGTTATTAGAGCTATCCTAAAAGCCATAATCTTGATAACCATATTGTTTATCTCTGCAAATTTCGCCTGTAGTTCTCAGGGAATGTATTAGTATGGCcactcaatttttttgtttttcttttttcctataTCCTATAGTTAGATTTCTGAGTATGCAAACATTATTAacttacagttttttttttaaatttccagTTTTTATTCTGTTTGGTTTCTTATGTATTACCACCACCAAATGATGGATGATATGagaatgatctatttgagcgacTAGCAATGTCTCTATTTAGATGCCATTTCAGGATTTAGAATTCCACCCCAATCTGCCCCTAGATTACTCACTCAAGGTTGACCTTTCTTCCATCAAGGTGCTTGAAGGAAGATCATACAGACTGCAACATCCCTGGGTTGGGATTGTTAACCGTTCACAAGCTGACATAAACAGAAATCTTGACATGATTGCCGCCAGGCATAGGGAGCGGGAATTCTTTGCAACTAGCCCTGAATATGGGCACTTGGCCAGCAGAATGGGTTCAGAATATCTTGCAAAACTTCTTTCCAAGGTACATGTTTGCACGTATGTTTTGCTTACTGATGCTGCAATATTTTTCCATTGTTTAGAATAATTTAGAGTTCACTaataattattttgaaaatatcTGTGGTTTCAGCACCTAGAATCAGTGATAAAGGCCCGCATACCTAGTCTTGTGTCTTTGATTAACAAAACTGCCGATGAACTTGAATCAGATCTTACCCATTTTGGCAGACCTGTTTCGATAGATGAAGGGGTGAGGACATATGCCTGCTTTGGTAAATTTGTCTAAACATTAGTTTGTCAATTTCTGTGTTGAGTAATTTGTTCAATTTTGTAGGCCCAGTTGTATACAATCTTGGAGCTCTGTCGGGCGTTTGACCGAGTATTCAAGGAACACCTTGAAGGAGGGTACATAGCTCTTCCAGCCTCACCTAGTGCAACTGTTTACTACTCACTCCCCCCACCCACCCCCATGGCCTACAAAACAGGAAACAAAAATAAAGGTCTTTTTTTGGAGGAGGGGGGTTGAGGGGGGATGAGAAGTACACAAATGTATAAAAAAAACTTAATCTTCACTTAAAAAGTAGTATAATGCATCAAATAGAGAATTAAATAAACTTGAATATTTGATTTTCTTAGAAACCATTTGGTTCTATATTTAATTGGCAATAACACTATCACTTGCCAAGAAAATAATGTGCAATCATGCAGTTTGTAGCTGCAGCCACTTATGACTGAAGACCATGTAACACCAGCCATTTGGTTGAGTTATTGCACATCCTGCTGGCTGGATGTTTCTAAGTTTGGGTATTAAACATCTTAGATTATACAATTGATGGAGACATGAGATGTTTGAAATAGCAACTCAGAGCTTATAGGACAATTTGTTTATGTCTGCTAGACTCTGAAGTTTTCAGAAATGCTAATGCAGTCAAATTTAAAGTGCTCATACCAGTCCTTTCACTATCACTAATATTTGCTGCACCAGAGTtttcaattgcaacttaaggTCCTTTTCCTGCAAAGAAACCATGTCATGCAGTCGTATAAGATGGTGGTATAAATTGTTATAGGAAAATTGCAATCTAAAATTGATTTTAGGACCTTATCCTTAAAAACTGTGAAGTGGATGGAGTAAATTGAATGATTTTCAACATCTGTTGACTAcagtgaattttttgaaacccTTACGAGGATTACAAGAATTTGTGATCTCACTATACTAACTTCCACTATAAGTTTGACCATGAGCTTTTTAAATCTCCATAAATAGGCGTACTGTttttacttttgcatttttcatggtAATAAGCATCTATACTCCCATATTGGTTATGTTAAGCATCTATACCTTCTCTTGATAGGCGGCCAGGGGGAGATCGGATTTATGGAGTTTTTGACCACCAACTCCCTATTGCTTTGA
Coding sequences within it:
- the LOC113706313 gene encoding phragmoplastin DRP1E-like isoform X2, whose translation is MESVIGLVNTLQKTCTLLGDYGDDRSLPTLWDSLPTIVVLGGQSSGKSSVLESFVGRDFLPRGSGIVTRRPLILQLYKIDPGKEDYAQFLHTGDKKFIDFSMVRKEIQEETDRVTGKAKQISALPINLSIYSPNVVNLTLVDLPGLTKVAVEGQPESIVQEIENMVRSYVEKPNTIILAITPANQDLATSDAIKIAREVDPAGERTFGVLTKLDLMDKGTNALDVLEGRSYRLQHPWVGIVNRSQADINRNLDMIAARHREREFFATSPEYGHLASRMGSEYLAKLLSKHLESVIKARIPSLVSLINKTADELESDLTHFGRPVSIDEGAQLYTILELCRAFDRVFKEHLEGGRPGGDRIYGVFDHQLPIALRKLPFDRHLSLQNVKKVVCQADGYQPHLIAPEQGYRRLIESSLNYFRGPAEASVDAIHFILKELVRKSIGETQELRRFPTLQAEIVAAANEALERFRDDSKKTVLRMVDMEASYLTVDFFRKLPQEAEKGGNPNVSATDRYSEGHFRRIGSNVSSYVGMVSETLKNNIPKAVVYCQVQEAKRTLLDHFYTQVGKKELAQLLDEDPVLMERRQQCSRKLELYKAARNEIDSVLWTR
- the LOC113706313 gene encoding phragmoplastin DRP1E-like isoform X1; the protein is MESVIGLVNTLQKTCTLLGDYGDDRSLPTLWDSLPTIVVLGGQSSGKSSVLESFVGRDFLPRGSGIVTRRPLILQLYKIDPGKEDYAQFLHTGDKKFIDFSMVRKEIQEETDRVTGKAKQISALPINLSIYSPNVVNLTLVDLPGLTKVAVEGQPESIVQEIENMVRSYVEKPNTIILAITPANQDLATSDAIKIAREVDPAGERTFGVLTKLDLMDKGTNALDVLEGRSYRLQHPWVGIVNRSQADINRNLDMIAARHREREFFATSPEYGHLASRMGSEYLAKLLSKHLESVIKARIPSLVSLINKTADELESDLTHFGRPVSIDEGAQLYTILELCRAFDRVFKEHLEGGRPGGDRIYGVFDHQLPIALRKLPFDRHLSLQNVKKVVCQADGYQPHLIAPEQGYRRLIESSLNYFRGPAEASVDAIHFILKELVRKSIGETQELRRFPTLQAEIVAAANEALERFRDDSKKTVLRMVDMEASYLTVDFFRKLPQEAEKGGNPNVSATDRYSEGHFRRIGSNVSSYVGMVSETLKNNIPKAVVYCQVQEAKRTLLDHFYTQVGKKEGRQLAQLLDEDPVLMERRQQCSRKLELYKAARNEIDSVLWTR